A single window of Dermacentor albipictus isolate Rhodes 1998 colony chromosome 1, USDA_Dalb.pri_finalv2, whole genome shotgun sequence DNA harbors:
- the LOC135915329 gene encoding cytoglobin-1-like, with protein sequence MGLCNKKPEEEDVDTGLTRTEARLLRKTWQYYCLHNRDYGYIIFLSFFIKTRGALQMFQRFRHKPLGELPDDPQFRAHAAAVTFQLTSMVDNADDAVLLEALIRKNAKAHTERQGVMPDHFRMLGRTVVEVLHTRHETNMTPIAVLAWEKLFEYMVRITKQVYEEQKIEIKSLDVDGFIREPDADVKEGATGGRSSGSTTPQLRGKRSPKALQSPAESNRSTPKGGKSPATVTPKGGPSPARVHADKSPAKSPQPPATPKKE encoded by the exons ATGGGCCTCTGCAACAAGAAGCCCGAGGAAGAGGACGTTGATACGGGCCTAACGCGCACCGAAGCCAGGCTGCTGCGCAAGACATGGCAGTACTACTGTCTTCACAACCGCGACTACGGGTACATCATCTTCCTCTCGTTCTTCATCAAGACGCGTGGAGCCCTGCAGATGTTCCAGCGGTTCCGACACAAGCCCCTCGGAGAGCTCCCCGACGACCCGCAGTTCCgagcgcacgccgccgccgtgaCCTTCCAGCTGACCTCCATGGTGGACAACGCAGACGACGCCGTGCTCCTGGAGGCACTGATCCGCAAGAACGCGAAGGCGCACACCGAGCGGCAGGGCGTGATGCCCGACCACTTCCGCATGCTCGGAAGGACGGTGGTCGAGGTGCTGCACACCAGGCACGAGACGAACATGACACCGATCGCCGTTCTCGCCTGGGAGAAGCTATTCGAG TACATGGTGAGGATCACGAAGCAGGTGTACGAGGAACAGAAGATTGAGATCAAGTCACTGGACGTCGACGGCTTTATCAGGGAGCCAGACGCCGACGTTAAGGAAGGTGCGACCGGGGGTCGATCCAGCGGCTCCACGACGCCGCAGTTGCGCGGCAAGCGGTCTCCAAAGGCTCTGCAGTCGCCTGCGGAGAGCAACCGCAGCACCCCCAAGGGCGGCAAGTCGCCGGCGACCGTCACACCGAAGGGAGGCCCGTCTCCCGCCAGGGTGCACGCTGACAAGTCGCCGGCCAAGAGCCCCCAGCCGCCCGCGACGCCGAAAAAAGAGTAG